The Pirellulaceae bacterium region GAGGCGCTGGTGAAGCAGCCCGTCTTCGTCGTCCGCATCCTTTTTGATACAGGCGGAAAAGTGGCGATAACCGTGGAAGCTGGCGGTCTTCTCAAGAATCGAACGCAGCATATTGAAGTGGTGCGTGAAGAGCTTTCCGCTTTGGTCGGCTTCGTAGAGTTCAGCCAGTGCAGCGACGTGGTGAAAGAACGGCGTCTCGCCTGTTTCTCGAATGACATAGCTACCCGGCTGCTTATCGCGGCTCAGGAAATACTGGGATGCCTTCTTGTTTCTGCTTTCCTCTCTGAACTCGTTGTAGAGGACATTGAAAAACAGTGTGTGGTGGGTTGAGATAACCGTCTTCAGATGGCTGCCCTGCGTCTTGAGCAAGTATGCAAGATGGTTCGCGACCGTGATTGCATTATGTTCATCGAGAGAAGAGATCGGGTCGTCGATGTAAATGTATTTAACCCAGTTGTAGGCTTCGATGCCGTCCATTGCGAGTTGCACCACCGCCAGGAAAAAGCACCAAATGAAAATGTTCTCTTCACCGCGTGAAACTTTGATGTGTGTTTCAATCTTGGTCCGCTCCTCAGTCTGAGGCTCCGCATCCTCGACATAATTGGGATTGGGGACCTTGCGGGAGAAAACGACCTCCCATTTGTCTGTATCAATTCGGAAATCGAAGTCTGTGTAACGACTGAGAAAGGGACGAATGCGAGTATCCATCTCGATTTCCCAGAGCGAAGTAATGAAGCGAGACTCGGGATTGATCTTTAACTTCCTCTCACGGTCTTCCTTGAGGTCGTTGTCCCACGAAAAGAGGTCCTCGGTGAAAGCATTGAAATAGAGGGTATCGGGCTCATCGCTGACTTTGACCAAGTTCTTGAAGATGGTCGAGAGGCGAGTCTTTCCAGTCCCATTGTAAGCGTAAAGCAGGATGAACTTCTTCGAGGCGAGTTCCTTCCGCAGATGAGCTGCCAAATCCGGCAAATCGGCAAACGGTGGAATGCTCATCCTTCACCCTCCTCTGCTGATGGGAAAAGCTGCTGCATGAGCCCTTTCTTGTGGGCATTGAGAGCTTCCAGCTTATCGCTTTCAGCTTTGATCAGGTCATCAATGGAGGAAAGACAGTTCGAGATTTTGCTCTGCTCGGCATCAGAGGGGACAAGCACACGCTGCGCCTTTAAGATGCTTCCGGTAATGAGTGGCTGACCTGAACCAAAGATCAGCTTGTTGATGTTTATGTTTCCGAGGTAATGGAAGATGTAGTCGATTCTTGCCGCTGGCTTGAGTTTGATGACGAGGGTGTTATCAGTCACGCCAAACTGACCGCTGGCCTTCGTCAAATAGCCAGCATTCGCACCGACACGGGCAACGAGGATGTGGGGAGTGTCGTAACTGGCTTTGGCAGTTTTGCCGATGACGCCTGTTGAGCCATAGAGGTCAAATGCTCCATCAGAATCCCGCGCGTCTTTGCCAGACGAGACGTTGAAACATAGATCTCCGAGAGTTGCATCATTCCATTCGCCTTTGAATTCGGGGAAGCGGAGGCGGGGTTGGGTTTCGCCTTCGCGGGGGAAAAGCTGCTGCATCAGCCCTTTTTTGTGGGTCTTGAGCGCGTCCACTTTCCGCGCTTGCGCGGCCATCAGCTCGTCCACCGAACTCAGGCACGAGGCGATTTTTTGCTGCTCGGCGAGGGATGGAAACGGGATCGGTATCTTGCTCATGACGCCATTCATGAGCTTTGGATTTCCAACGTAAGAGACGTACTTTTTGGCGACAGCGTTGATCAACGCGGCGATGCAAGCATTCGCAAAGCCAGTTGAGTTGAGAAGCACTCCACAAACATTGGTGCAATAAAACTTCCCCGGTCGGAAATTCACGTCACCCGCGTTCGCACCGTCCGTGGTCCAAGTAATTGCGTTATCAAAAAGGAAGTCTGAGTAGTATCCGCTTAAACCATTGTTTTTGGTCTGAGATGAGTAAACGGGATACGGGTTCGCCTCAGTTTTTACATCCTGCACCAAAGTCATTGAAAGGACATTGCCTCGCGTGACCTGAAACACGTCGCCTACTTCGTTCCGCTCCCATTCCTCTGCGTTACGAAACTCCGGAAACCGCAACTTCGGCACCAGCGCGGGTTTGCTGTCTTCGTGTTTTGTTGCGCACAAAGGCGCAGAGGCACTAAGTTTTTTTGGCGAACGGGATTTCTTCATTCCTTTCCTCCTCTGTGCCTTCGTATCTTTGTGAGAGCTTCTCCCACGTCCCGTTTCTCGTTCGCAACTTCAAGCTGTTGAAGGTCTGAATATTCACTCGACTCGACTTCGTCGTCTGAATCCCACATCTCGCGGTAGGCGTAGACGTAGCTGGCGGTGGCTTGTGGATCGATTGGCCAATAGTACCGACACAGAGTTTTGAAAAGCACCAGTCCATTTGGGATGCAGGCATGGTCCAGAAGCTGATCGAGCGTGTGTTCAATCAACTGTTTATCCCGGCTGCCATTGCGAACCATTTCCCGCACCGTAGGCGCGTGGATCGCGACGGCTTGCTGATGAAGCGTCTGAAGCGGGTCAATGATCGCCGAGAGGTCGTGGAGTAAGTCCTGGTAGGCATCGGCCTCGATTGAAGCCGCCTCTTGTGGCAGTCGTTGGTCGTTCACTATTTCAGCCGCTTGATTTTGGTGTCGGACAGCAAAGTTCGCATCTGGGTGATGGCGATTTCATTGAGCTTCCGCAGGCGTTCTTCCTGGGACAATCCCTGACGGATGAGCACGGAGTTGAGGCTTTCCAAGTTGGTCAGGACAACGAGCTGCTCCAACGGAGCGTGGTCGCGAACGTTGCCTTCGGCGTCCGGATGGGCGTCGCGCCATTGTTTGGCGGTCTGGCCAAAGAGAGCGACGTTCAACAAGTCGGCTTCGTTGGCATAAACGAAACTGGCCTGAGCCTTGGTGATCGTGGGCGGAATCAGCGTTTCCTTGATCGCATCGGTGTGGATGCGGTAGTTGATCTTGGCAAGCGTCCGCTGAAGGTTCCATTCGAGCTTGAGGCGGTCGTTTTCCTCTTCTTTCAGTCGCTGGAATTCCTTGATGAGGTAAAGCTTGAATTCGACCGAGACCCAGGACGCGAATTCGAAGGCGATATCCTTGTGGGCGTAGGTGCCACCGTAGCGGCCAGTGCTGGAAACGATGCCAATGGCTCCCGTTTTCTCGATCCAGTGCTTTGGCGTGAGAACGAAACTGTTCAGTCCGGTCTGAATTCTAATTCCGTCGAATTCGACGGAATTAAAATCCGGGTTGTGGAGTTTTTCCCAGATGCCGAGGAACTCGACGGTGTTGCGGTTACGCAGCCAGTTGCGAACGAGATCGTCACTGCGCTCCGGGTTCTTGAACCGGGCGATGTCGGTGAGGCTGATGAAGTCCTGCCGATTCTGCGAAATAATCGCGACGGAGGCTCCTTGAACTTCAACGGTGATTCGTTTGGCTTTACTCATGGGATTGGCTGGTTGGTTGAGGTGGTTCCAATTCCATCGAATTCGAGGGAATTAGAGCTGCCAAAAGTCTTAATGGTCGCGACTTCGAGAACTTTAATTGTGGCGAATTCGCCATAATTAAGGCCGGGCTCTTACTGCTCATACGCGCTCAGTCCTGAAATGTCGCGGCCAGCGGCGCGTTTGGTAAGCAGGGGATACAGATCGGCCATGAGGGCGAGTTCGGCTTGCGTGCGGGCTTTCCAGCCGAGGTCGAGCGGGGCCATGAGGTCGCTGAGCTGCTCGCCATCGAAGATCATGCGGTCGAGGATGGCATCCACGAAGCCTTGCAGGGCGGCGGTGGCAAGGCCGTGCTTCGCGGCGATGGCGGCCAGTTCCTTGGCGTTCTTCTCCGCCTTGAAGCGGGTGTAGCCGTCGCGGATGGCGGTTTCGCTCAGCCCCTCGCCCGCCTTGAGCGTGCCGATGTATTCGGCGATCTCGTCCCGCTCGTTCATGAACTTGGCATCGGCACTGATCAAGCCGATAAGCTGCTCGCGGGTCATCTTCGACTTGCCCGGCCCCTTGGCGGAGAACTTGGCGATCAGGCCCATGATGTAGTCGTAATCAATGACGGCGGAGGCGAAGAGGATGAACTCGAATTCAAGCTGATCGGCGGGATTGGCTGTGTCGGTATTTTTCTGTCGCGGGTCTCGCAGCTTCTTGGCGGTTTCGAGATACTGCCCGCGAAAACCACGATGACTGTCCTCCGGTAGAACCTTCTCGATAGCCGCTTTGTTTTCCTCGGTGAGGTCGGTGTATTGATCGAGCTGGGTCTTGAGCCGCTGGACTTCCTTGAACTGCTCGCAGAAAACGACCTTGGCAGCGTTGCCTTTCAAATTGGCCACATCCGAAGGCGTACACTCAAGCCCCTGCGACTTCATGAAGTTGTCGAGCTTCTGCACGGCGGCTTCCAGCTTCTGGATGACGACAGGGGCCTTTTCCACAAGCCAGATCTCGCGGGCTTGGTCACCGGCCTTTTCCCCGGAGAAGAGTGCTATGGCGGCATCGACTGCCTCCTGCTGTTGGCGGAAGTCGAGGATGTTGCCGTAAGGCTTGGTGCCGTTGAGCACGCGGTTGGTGCGGGAGAAGGCCTGGATCAGGCCGTGGTGCCGCAGGTTCTTGTCCACATAGAGCGTGTTGAGGAATTTGGAATCGAAGCCGGTGAGCAGCATATCGACGACGATGGTGATGTCGATCTTGTGATGGGGAATCTTGGGATTGGCTTTGCGCAAATCCTCGTCCGGCCATTGCTGGTCTTTGATCCGCTTCTGCACATCCTGGTAGTAGAGATCGAACTCGGAGATGCGGTGATTGGTGCCGTACTTGTCGTTGTAGTCGGTGAGGATCGCCTTGAGTGCGGCTTTCTTGCCTTCGGGGTCTACTTCGTTGTCGGCCTGTTCCTGGGGCAAGTCTTCTTGAATCTGCTTGACATCGGGATTGCCTTCGGCGGGCGGGGAGAAGACGCAGGCGATGTTGAGCGGCTTGAAGTCAGGATCGGCAGCCTGCTTCTCGGCCTGCAGTGCCTTGAATAGTCCGTGATATTCGATGGCGTCGTTAATGGACGCGGTGGCCAGAATCGCATTGAAACGGCGTCCGCCCGTGGCGGCATCGTGCTTGGACAAGATGGCTTCGATGACGGCTCGCTTCGCCAGAGGCTCGCCGGGCTTGGGGAGCGTCTTGCCTTCTTCCCGATTGGGCTTGAAGTAATCGACGTGGAAGCGCAGGACGTTCCCATCCTCGATGGCGTGGGTAATGGTGTAGGCGTGGAGCTGCTTCTGGAAGAGGTCCTCCGTGGTGCGCATGGAGGCGGTGGTGTCCTCGATCTTCTGCAAACTGGCATTCGCCTCGAAGATGGGCGTGCCGGTGAAGCCGAAGAGCTGGGCCTTGGGGAAGAACTCTTTGATGGCCTTGTGGTTCTCCCCGAACTGCGAGCGGTGGCATTCGTCGAAGATGAAGACGATGCGTTGGTCGCTCAGCGGGGCCAGCATCTCCTTGTAGGTGGGCTGGTCGTTCTTCTTCCGCTGCTTGTTGCGCTTGCTGGTTTCATCCAGCGCGAGGCCGAGCTTCTGGATGGTGGTGACGATGACCTTGTCCGCGTAGTCCTCGGACAACAGACGACGCACGAGGGCGGCGGTGTTGGTGTTTTCCTCCACGCAGCCTTCCTGGAAGCGGTTGAACTCCTCGCGAGTCTGGCGGTCGAGGTCCTTGCGGTCCACGACGAAGACGCATTTGTGGATGCCGTCGTTTAGCTTGAGCAGCGTGGAAGCCTTGAAGGAGGTGAGCGTCTTGCCACTGCCGGTGGTGTGCCAGATGTAGCCGTTGCCGTTGTCTTCCTCGATGCACTTCACGATGTGCTGCACCGCATTGACCTGATAGGGCCGCATGATCATGAGCTTCTGCTCGCTCTCGATCAGCACCATGTAGCGGCTGATGGTCTTGCCGAGGGCACACTTTTGCAGGAAGCGGTCGGCGAAGTCGTCGAGGTGCGTGATCTTCTTGTTGGCCTCGTCCGCAAACTCATAGACCGGGAGGAAACGCTCATCCGCATTGAAGGCGAAGTGGCGGGCGTTATTGTTGGCAAAGTAGTGGGTGCGGTCGCGATTGCTGACGATGAAGAGCTGCATGAAGCAAAGCAGCGTCTTGCTGTAGCCGTTGCCGGGGTCGTTCTTGTATTCGACGATCTGCTCCATGGCCCGGCGGGGATTGACGCCGAGGGTCTTCAGTTCGATCTGCACTACCGGCACGCCATTGATCAGGAGAAGGACATCGTAACGGTGGTGGCTGTTGTCGGTGTTGATGCGGAGCTGGTTGACAACCTCAAACGTGTTTTTGCACCAGTCTTTGATATTCACCAGCGTGTAGTTCAGTGGGGTGCCGTCATCGCGGGTGAAGCTGTTGATGCTGCGCAGGATCTTGGAGGCGGCGAAGACATCCGGGGTGACGATTTCATCCAGAAGGCGGGCAAACTCGGCATCGGACAGATGGACGCGGTTCAGTGCTTCGAACTTCTGGCGGAAATTCTGCTCTAGGGTTGCTCGGTCGCGGATGTCTGGGCGAACGGTGTATTTGAGGCTTTCGAGTCTCTTTTGGAAATCGGATTCAATATCGTGCTCCCTAACCATGGCCGGAGGTGCATCGGTTCGTTTAGTGTAGGGAACGTTTTTGGACATAAGAAAAACGCGAGAAAGTAGAATAAGGATCGAGACCAGGTTCCATGGAGCAGAATTTTTCTACAGACGCTTGGTAGCTGTAACGGTGGGTTCGATTCGGCCAAGAAATTTTTTCAGGTCGCTTCGCTTGAATAGCCGGTAACCCTTAGCAGGATTCCGATGCATTGGAATGTCCCTGCAAGCAGACCATTTGTGAAGCGTGTTCCGAGCGACACGGACGTACTCGGCAGCCGTTGCTGTGTGTAGGTATTCAGTTAGTTTCGGCATTTGGGCTGTGGTCTCACGCTCGCAAAACGATCTGAGAAAGGCCAGACAGTCTATCAAAACCTGCAAGAAATGTGGAGAGGCTAAAAGCCGTTAACCGGGCCTGGCGCGGTGGACTTGGTAAGTTTAGCCGCCATAATCTATGAAAGGGGAGCGGAGTAATTACCCGCGAACGCCTTAGCCGATCGGTCCCGAACAAGAGCGGTGCCGGTCGGCTAGGCGACCTTCTGTCATCACTCTTGTTTCTGGAAAGCTTTCAATGCCAGTGACGATAACTGACGGGTTGCGCGTGTGCGTGAACGTACTTCGCGATTTGTTCGAAGCAACGGATCGGTTCGAGCACTTTCGGCTAATCGCCCCCAATTCGATCGATATTCTAACTGTTCATCTGGTCAAGTTGCGGAAGATGGCATCTGTTTGCTTCGATCCTTTCAACAGGATGAACGTCATCGCCGATTTGCCAAGTGTGGAAATGGATGGACGTACTTCACTGAGCGTCCACGAAGCAACCTATGAGATGCTCGAAAAGGCGCATTCAAGGCTTACTATCAGGTTTGCAGGATTGTGTCAGCTGGATTCCGCAGAGCGTCAACGCTTGATTGGCAAAGCGATTCAGCAAGTCTTGGAATCCCTTAAAACCCTGCCTCAATTCGCTTGGTCTGAACTGGATGCAGAATTGCGCAAGGAAGAGATTCGGGTTCAAGAGTTTATTTCCAAGTCGTTTGAACGAGGGAGCGGTTCGAACAACAGAGAAAAATCAGTCGCGCATCCCTTGCAAATACTCTCGGCTGGTAACGCGGCGATTGCTGACGCTCAGAAGGCGGTATCGGATACGCTGGCGATTGCCAATCAAGCTTTGAGTAATGGGGAACATAGCAAGGGCGACTGTCGCGTCGAATCAAAGTTTCCGAGGCCGAACGACTCGCTAACGGATGATGCGATTGAGTATCTGAAAAAGTCGTTTCACAAGCTGCCCCATGCAGGAACGGCAAAAGTAAACCATGTCATTGCGGCTGCTGTGAGGGA contains the following coding sequences:
- a CDS encoding KilA-N domain-containing protein; this encodes MSKAKRITVEVQGASVAIISQNRQDFISLTDIARFKNPERSDDLVRNWLRNRNTVEFLGIWEKLHNPDFNSVEFDGIRIQTGLNSFVLTPKHWIEKTGAIGIVSSTGRYGGTYAHKDIAFEFASWVSVEFKLYLIKEFQRLKEEENDRLKLEWNLQRTLAKINYRIHTDAIKETLIPPTITKAQASFVYANEADLLNVALFGQTAKQWRDAHPDAEGNVRDHAPLEQLVVLTNLESLNSVLIRQGLSQEERLRKLNEIAITQMRTLLSDTKIKRLK
- a CDS encoding restriction endonuclease subunit S codes for the protein MKKSRSPKKLSASAPLCATKHEDSKPALVPKLRFPEFRNAEEWERNEVGDVFQVTRGNVLSMTLVQDVKTEANPYPVYSSQTKNNGLSGYYSDFLFDNAITWTTDGANAGDVNFRPGKFYCTNVCGVLLNSTGFANACIAALINAVAKKYVSYVGNPKLMNGVMSKIPIPFPSLAEQQKIASCLSSVDELMAAQARKVDALKTHKKGLMQQLFPREGETQPRLRFPEFKGEWNDATLGDLCFNVSSGKDARDSDGAFDLYGSTGVIGKTAKASYDTPHILVARVGANAGYLTKASGQFGVTDNTLVIKLKPAARIDYIFHYLGNININKLIFGSGQPLITGSILKAQRVLVPSDAEQSKISNCLSSIDDLIKAESDKLEALNAHKKGLMQQLFPSAEEGEG
- a CDS encoding AAA family ATPase; the encoded protein is MSIPPFADLPDLAAHLRKELASKKFILLYAYNGTGKTRLSTIFKNLVKVSDEPDTLYFNAFTEDLFSWDNDLKEDRERKLKINPESRFITSLWEIEMDTRIRPFLSRYTDFDFRIDTDKWEVVFSRKVPNPNYVEDAEPQTEERTKIETHIKVSRGEENIFIWCFFLAVVQLAMDGIEAYNWVKYIYIDDPISSLDEHNAITVANHLAYLLKTQGSHLKTVISTHHTLFFNVLYNEFREESRNKKASQYFLSRDKQPGSYVIRETGETPFFHHVAALAELYEADQSGKLFTHHFNMLRSILEKTASFHGYRHFSACIKKDADDEDGLLHQRLINILSHGGYSLYEPQEMLEENKNYFRKVLHDFINRYPFNPALFPTTPTPIAPPAATPAKAPKKARPKTAKPPAS
- a CDS encoding type I restriction endonuclease subunit R, giving the protein MSKNVPYTKRTDAPPAMVREHDIESDFQKRLESLKYTVRPDIRDRATLEQNFRQKFEALNRVHLSDAEFARLLDEIVTPDVFAASKILRSINSFTRDDGTPLNYTLVNIKDWCKNTFEVVNQLRINTDNSHHRYDVLLLINGVPVVQIELKTLGVNPRRAMEQIVEYKNDPGNGYSKTLLCFMQLFIVSNRDRTHYFANNNARHFAFNADERFLPVYEFADEANKKITHLDDFADRFLQKCALGKTISRYMVLIESEQKLMIMRPYQVNAVQHIVKCIEEDNGNGYIWHTTGSGKTLTSFKASTLLKLNDGIHKCVFVVDRKDLDRQTREEFNRFQEGCVEENTNTAALVRRLLSEDYADKVIVTTIQKLGLALDETSKRNKQRKKNDQPTYKEMLAPLSDQRIVFIFDECHRSQFGENHKAIKEFFPKAQLFGFTGTPIFEANASLQKIEDTTASMRTTEDLFQKQLHAYTITHAIEDGNVLRFHVDYFKPNREEGKTLPKPGEPLAKRAVIEAILSKHDAATGGRRFNAILATASINDAIEYHGLFKALQAEKQAADPDFKPLNIACVFSPPAEGNPDVKQIQEDLPQEQADNEVDPEGKKAALKAILTDYNDKYGTNHRISEFDLYYQDVQKRIKDQQWPDEDLRKANPKIPHHKIDITIVVDMLLTGFDSKFLNTLYVDKNLRHHGLIQAFSRTNRVLNGTKPYGNILDFRQQQEAVDAAIALFSGEKAGDQAREIWLVEKAPVVIQKLEAAVQKLDNFMKSQGLECTPSDVANLKGNAAKVVFCEQFKEVQRLKTQLDQYTDLTEENKAAIEKVLPEDSHRGFRGQYLETAKKLRDPRQKNTDTANPADQLEFEFILFASAVIDYDYIMGLIAKFSAKGPGKSKMTREQLIGLISADAKFMNERDEIAEYIGTLKAGEGLSETAIRDGYTRFKAEKNAKELAAIAAKHGLATAALQGFVDAILDRMIFDGEQLSDLMAPLDLGWKARTQAELALMADLYPLLTKRAAGRDISGLSAYEQ